One window from the genome of Mastacembelus armatus chromosome 18, fMasArm1.2, whole genome shotgun sequence encodes:
- the fgb gene encoding fibrinogen beta chain encodes MKTLLLLYLCASVAWGQGNLDYDEDVEPTNTPADTGTGAPVDARGHRPIMKAGDTYIPSRPTPPPVGGASRYRGRPTSAPVGGPQRQEKVEQPEDGGCTHASEEMGVLCPTGCELKTTLLKQERNTKMSISELRPQVDDLSRSSNNIFNYVNRMSNSLRERQKVINDNSRVVSQYTDQVEEQHAYIKETVDTVFPSTIRVLNGILDKIKEKIQRLEKAIQTQKDDCKEPCKTKCPIPVVSGKECEDIYRRGGKESQMYLVQPDATSPPYKVFCDQTTQNGGWLLIQNRLDGSVDFGRRWDEYRRGFGNTAFDTGKGYCNTPGEHWLGNDRISQLTKTGPTEVLIEMQDWTGAKVHAQYRQFTVQSEVTSYVLAVDGYSGNAGNTLLEGASQLFGVNRTMTIHNGMMFSTYDRDNDKWIPGDPSKQCSREDGGGWWYNRCHSANPNGRYYIGGAYTRQMAKHGTDDGIVWMNWKGSWYSLKAISMKIRPYFASS; translated from the exons ATGAAGACGCTGTTGTTACTGTATCTGTGCGCATCTGTCGCCTGGGGTCAGGGGAACCTGGACTATGATGAAGACGTG GAGCCCACAAACACACCAGCTGACACCGGAACA GGAGCACCCGTAGACGCTCGGGGTCACCGTCCAATAATGAAGGCCGGGGACACCTACATCCCCAGCCGTCCCACCCCACCACCCGTAGGTGGCGCCAGCAG GTATCGTGGTCGCCCCACCTCAGCTCCGGTTGGAGGGCCACAGCGGCAGGAGAAGGTGGAGCAGCCGGAGGATGGAGGGTGCACACATGCCTCAGAGGAGATG GGTGTTTTGTGTCCCACTGGCTGTGAGCTGAAGACCACACTGCTGAAGCAAGAGAGGAACACCAAGATG AGCATTAGTGAACTCAGGCCTCAGGTGGATGACCTTTCCAGATCCTCCAACAACATCTTCAACTATGTCAACAGGATGTCTAACTCtctgagggagagacagaaagtcaTTAATG aCAACAGCAGGGTTGTCAGTCAGTACACTGATCAAGTGGAGGAACAACATGCCTACATCAAGGAGACAGTGGATACTGTCTTCCCCTCCACCATCAGAGTGCTTAAT GGGATCCTAGACAAGATCAAGGAGAAGATCCAGAGGTTGGAGAAGGCCATCCAGACCCAGAAGGATGACTGCAAGGAGCCATGCAAAACCAAATGTCCCATACCGGTGGTATCTG GTAAGGAGTGTGAGGACATCTACCGTCGTGGAGGAAAAGAGTCACAGATGTACCTGGTCCAGCCCGACGCCACCAGCCCTCCATACAAGGTCTTCTGTGATCAAACCACACAGAATGGAG GATGGCTTCTCATTCAGAACAGGCTCGATGGCAGTGTTGACTTTGGCCGGCGCTGGGACGAGTACCGACGTGGTTTTGGCAACACTGCCTTTGATACTGGCAAGGGTTACTGTAATACTCCTG GGGAACACTGGCTGGGTAATGACCGCATTAGTCAGCTGACGAAGACGGGCCCCACTGAGGTTCTTATTGAAATGCAGGACTGGACAGGAGCCAAG GTCCACGCCCAGTATCGCCAGTTCACTGTCCAATCAGAAGTGACCAGCTATGTGCTGGCAGTTGACGGCTACTCTGGTAACGCTGGCAACACCTTGCTGGAAGGAGCGTCGCAGCTTTTTGGCGTAAACCGCACCATGACCATCCACAACGGCATGATGTTCAGCACCTATGACAGAGACAACGACAAATG GATCCCCGGCGATCCCTCCAAACAGTGCTCCAGGGAGGACGGAGGCGGCTGGTGGTACAACCGCTGCCACTCAGCCAATCCCAACGGCCGATACTACATAGGCGGAGCCTACACTCGCCAAATGGCCAAGCACGGAACAGATGACGGCATAGTGTGGATGAACTGGAAGGGGAGCTGGTATTCGCTCAAGGCCATCAGCATGAAGATCAGGCCTTACTTCGCCTCCAGTTAA
- the fga gene encoding fibrinogen alpha chain yields MGRLGVLISLGLICVASTMATVVDPRGARPVEHGTRSEKCASQKDWPFCTDDDWGSKCPSGCRIMGLMNRNDHNVLKRVKIIRDLLDQYKAKHRSADQVSKQTFDFLRDRLTTDTGSDNTYYDLAQNLRQSITDMKIRIDRQLRVLAALKDRVKDQVTEMQRLEVDIDIKLRSCKGSCQRYTQYQVDQESYVTLEKQINQLDSRPSQNIETVRTLYVMKSRPLQDVVVDGRYKSKDETTRAAAQQKDDLFTDVKTLQLILEEEGSSSSPATISKVPGTSYTASTSSTSSSSGSSGSSGSSGSSSTSSRSITELGGDFFGGGSEGLGHSTSHVSTRTISCSKSTKKTIVHTKDGPVEKVEEVIEGGPECQSMAGLTKGGMSSLFPTLTHTSSSSSSSTSSLTSKTVHAGGSKGSLTADTKTGIADPFGAEVGIDLGAFMTDSTDDDIPDFHARSVKSMRVERQADYIGKDCFEAYQNHLKGETNGLFKIKPGGPDSTQVVEVYCQQEGLMGGWLLVQQRENGALSFNRTWAEYRDGFGSVDAQGKGEFWLGNQNIHLLTNQGETMLKVALEDWEGGVASAEYIIRVGTEEEGYPLHVSGYSGDAGDALVKPSVELHMSHNGMKFSTFDRDNDNWDESCAERFGGGWWYNSCQSANLNGIYYKGTYDPESNLPYKEQNGVVWVSYKPPNYSLKTVRMFVRPVAF; encoded by the exons ATGGGCCGACTCGGTGTTCTCATCTCTCTCGGGTTGATTTGTGTGGCTTCCACAATG GCCACGGTGGTTGATCCCAGAGGAGCTCGCCCGGTGGAGCACGGCACCAGATCTGAGAAATGTGCCAGTCAGAAGGACTGGCCTTTCTGCACAGACGACGACTGG GGCTCTAAATGCCCCTCAGGCTGCAGGATCATGGGTCTGATGAATAGAAATGACCACAATGTGCTGAAGAGGGTCAAGATAATCCGCGACCTCCTCGATCAGTACAAGGCCAAACACCGCTCCGCCGACCAGGTGTCCAAACAGACCTTCGACTTCCTGAGGGACAGACTCACCACTGACACTG gaagtgacaacACCTACTACGACTTGGCCCAGAATCTGCGTCAGAGTATCACAGACATGAAGATCAGGATCGACAGGCAGTTGAGGGTCCTGGCCGCCCTGAAGGATCGGGTCAAAGATCAGGTCACCGAGATGCAGAGGCTGGAG GTGGATATCGACATCAAGCTCCGGTCCTGCAAAGGATCGTGCCAGCGCTACACCCAGTACCAGGTGGACCAGGAGAGCTACGTGACCCTGGAGAAACAG ATTAATCAGCTGGACTCCCGACCGAGTCAGAACATCGAGACCGTGAGGACTCTGTACGTGATGAAGAGCAGGCCTCTGCAGGACGTGGTTGTGGACGGTAGATACAAATCCAAGGACGAGACCACCAGAGCGGCAGCACAGCAGAAAGACGACTTGTTCACCGAT gtGAAGACTTTGCAGTTGATCCTAGAGGAGGAAGGTTCCAGCTCATCCCCAGCAACCATCTCCAAGGTCCCAGGTACTTCCTACACTGCTTCTACATCTTCCACTTCCTCGTCCTCCGGTTCCTCCGGTTCCTCTGGTTCCTCCGGTTCCTCCTCCACATCATCGAGATCCATCACTGAGCTGGGAGGTGATTTCTTTGGTGGTGGTTCTGAAGGCCTTGGCCATTCAACAAGCCACGTGTCCACCAGAACCATCTCTTGCTCCAAGAGCACCAAGAAGACCATCGTCCACACGAAGGATGGGCCGGTGGAAAAAGTGGAGGAGGTGATTGAGGGCGGGCCCGAGTGCCAGTCTATGGCAGGCCTCACTAAGGGAGGGATGAGCTCCCTGTTCcccacactcacccacacatcctcctcctcctcatcgtCAACTTCATCTTTAACCAGCAAGACCGTCCACGCTGGTGGCTCCAAGGGAAGTCTCACAGCAGATACCAAAACTGGGATTGCAGATCCATTCGGCGCTGAAGTTGGAATTGACCTCGGCGCGTTCATGACAGACAGTACAGATGATGACATTCCTGACTTCCATGCCCGGAGCGTGAAGAGCATGCGCGTCGAGCGGCAGGCCGATTATATAGGAAAAG ATTGCTTCGAAGCCTACCAGAACCACCTGAAAGGGGAAACAAACGGCCTGTTTAAGATCAAACCCGGCGGCCCGGACTCCACACAGGTAGTGGAGGTTTATTGTCAGCAGGAGGGGCTGATGGGAGGGTGGTTGTTagtccagcagagggagaatGGTGCGCTCAGTTTCAACCGCACATGGGCCGAATACCGCGATGGATTCGGCTCGGTGGACGCGCAGGGCAAAGGGGAGTTCTGGCTAGGGAACCAGAACATCCACCTGTTGACCAATCAGGGTGAGACCATGCTGAAGGTAGCGCTGGAGGACTGGGAGGGGGGCGTGGCCAGTGCAGAATATATAATCAGGGTTGGTACAGAGGAGGAGGGTTACCCGCTACATGTGTCCGGGTACTCTGGGGATGCAGGGGACGCTCTGGTGAAGCCCAGTGTAGAACTACATATGTCCCACAACGGGATGAAGTTCAGCACCTTCGACAGGGACAATGATAACTGGGATGAGAGTTGTGCAGAAAGGTTCGGGGGAGGGTGGTGGTACAACAGCTGCCAGTCAGCTAACTTGAATGGGATTTATTATAAAGGCACGTACGACCCGGAGAGTAACCTGCCGTACAAGGAGCAGAACGGAGTTGTCTGGGTCTCATATAAACCGCCCAACTACAGCCTGAAAACTGTCCGAATGTTTGTTCGGCCTGTTGCTTTTTAA
- the eslec gene encoding neurocan core protein isoform X1 gives MAGGRESKSEWRTVHRKSELRGYTAPANCEKRPSCFFFIIIIITTTSNMKVLSGCLTLCTLLALSRAYPVNTSSPHRVVQCEYEREHCQHLIGEYCPQCDDSGNYIRQQCSWSTGYCWCVDVISGQEIPHTRTSPGSHPVDCDSDFYCPHGWSSFRKRCFIFNETPKTWLEAEIYCQFDGGNLASIHSYEENHFVMSLTRGYTQTFPETWIGASDAIHPGYWMWTDGSKFYYKNWYNDDGDDGDETDDNCLKMNYKHELKWFYASCNSTLPFVCSKN, from the exons ATGGCTGGAGGACGAGAGTCCAAGAGCGAGTGGAGGACCGTGCACAGGAAGTCAGAGCTAAGAGGGTACACAGCTCCAGCCAACTGTGAAAAGAG GCccagctgcttcttcttcatcatcatcatcatcaccaccacctccaACATGAAGGTGCTCAGTGGGTGCCTCACACTCTGCACCCTCCTGGCCCTGAGCCGAGCCTACCCGGTCAACACCAGCTCCCCCCACCGAGTGGTGCAATGCGAGTACGAGAGGGAGCACTGCCAACACCTGATCGGGGAGTACTGCCCTCAGTGTGACGACAGCGGCAACTACATCCGGCAGCAGTGCTCATGGTCCACCGGGTACTGCTGGTGCGTCGACGTCATCAGCGGGCAGGAGATACCCCACACCAGAACCTCGCCGGGGTCCCATCCTGTGGACTGTG ACAGTGACTTCTACTGCCCCCACGGCTGGAGCAGCTTCAGGAAAAGATGTTTCATATTCAACGAAACCCCGAAGACGTGGCTCGAAGCTGAG ATTTACTGCCAGTTCGACGGGGGCAACCTGGCGTCGATCCACAGCTACGAGGAGAATCACTTCGTCATGTCCTTGACCAGAGGATACACCCAGACCTTCCCTGAAACCTGGATCGGTGCCTCAGACGCCATCCAT CCGGGGTACTGGATGTGGACTGACGGCTCCAAGTTTTACTATAAAAACTGGTACAACGATGACGGTGATGACGGCGATGAGACAGACGACAACTGCCTGAAGATGAATTACAAAC ATGAACTGAAGTGGTTCTACGCCTCCTGCAACTCCACCCTGCCCTTTGTTTGTTCCAAgaactga
- the LOC113139739 gene encoding protein FAM111A-like — protein MENSQPGGAAAPQDPRLHRHIVDDCGNDPQQFRRCDTTTVYKIQQGRVSVKRTFRMTFNGDNIRKIDNLQPEHLPDWDVPSVKELSKSICRLHVKCLSVRRQGTGFVLFDNYIMTNAHLFRYHDAFQTDGWIANTTVTAVFNCEDPDPSTWNIFDVQRPVAGLTNKELDYVVLELKPQCQMNQFDVPPGLLNKFSPVPANGEACVIGHPGGSVKKIDPTCVIEKEKRKEAVEEYLDLYKDEDRPTLLYFGIKQHFETHPIKNIVEGGKKADKVVTYKTFMYHGSSGSPVFDANCRVFGLHSGGYGHELPGHMEAVIELAHPLLNIFKSFVTELRDNGNEELLSKVKEAAKGNHDLENILKDVMYVGVLHQVKRSLEYLLNPFLVCIFVCVIGVVFYICIGL, from the exons AGCCAGGTGGAGCTGCAGCTCCTCAG GACCCACGTCTACACAGGCACATTGTTGATGACTGTGGAAATGATCCACAACAGTTTCGGAGGTGTGACACAAcaacagtatataaaatacagCAGGGTCGAGTCAGTGTAAAAAGAACATTTAGAATGACATTCAACGGCGACAACATTAGGAAGATCGATAACCTGCAGCCTGAGCATCTTCCAGATTGGGACGTTCCCAGTGTCAAGGAGCTCAGCAAGTCCATTTGTCGATTACATGTcaagtgtttgtctgtcagaAGACAGGGCACAGGCTTTGTGCTGTTCGATAACTACATCATGACAAACGCCCACTTGTTCCGATATCATGATGCATTTCAAACAGATGGTTGGATAGCAAACACAACAGTTACTGCTGTGTTTAACTGTGAGGATCCTGACCCCAGCACCTGGAACATCTTTGATGTTCAGCGTCCAGTAGCTGGTTTAACAAACAAAGAACTAGATTATGTCGTTCTCGAGCTCAAACCTCAGTGTCAAATGAACCAATTCGATGTGCCACCAGGGCTCCTGAATAAATTCAGTCCAGTGCCTGCAAATGGTGAAGCCTGTGTCATTGGACACCCAGGAGGAAGTGTGAAAAAAATTGATCCTACATGTGTCattgagaaagagaagaggaaggaggctGTCGAAGAGTATTTAGATTTGTACAAAGACGAAGACAGGCCCACATTACTATACTTCGGAATCAAACAGCACTTCGAAACTCATCCCATTAAAAACATAGTGGAGGGTGGGAAAAAAGCAGATAAAGTCGTGACCTACAAGACCTTCATGTATCATGGCTCTTCTGGCTCCCCAGTGTTTGATGCTAATTGCAGAGTTTTTGGTTTGCACTCTGGAGGATATGGCCATGAGCTTCCAGGACACATGGAGGCTGTGATAGAGTTAGCCCATCCTCTGctcaatatatttaaaagcttTGTCACTGAGCTGAGAGATAATGGAAATGAGGAGCTGTTGAGTAAAGTTAAGGAGGCAGCAAAGGGAAACCACGACCTAGAAAATATCCTGAAGGATGTGATGtatgtgggggttttacaccaGGTGAAAAGGTCACTTGAATATTTACTTAACCCTTTTCTggtgtgtatttttgtctgtgttattGGGGtagtgttttatatttgtatagggttgtaa
- the eslec gene encoding galactose-specific lectin nattectin isoform X2 has translation MKVLSGCLTLCTLLALSRAYPVNTSSPHRVVQCEYEREHCQHLIGEYCPQCDDSGNYIRQQCSWSTGYCWCVDVISGQEIPHTRTSPGSHPVDCDSDFYCPHGWSSFRKRCFIFNETPKTWLEAEIYCQFDGGNLASIHSYEENHFVMSLTRGYTQTFPETWIGASDAIHPGYWMWTDGSKFYYKNWYNDDGDDGDETDDNCLKMNYKHELKWFYASCNSTLPFVCSKN, from the exons ATGAAGGTGCTCAGTGGGTGCCTCACACTCTGCACCCTCCTGGCCCTGAGCCGAGCCTACCCGGTCAACACCAGCTCCCCCCACCGAGTGGTGCAATGCGAGTACGAGAGGGAGCACTGCCAACACCTGATCGGGGAGTACTGCCCTCAGTGTGACGACAGCGGCAACTACATCCGGCAGCAGTGCTCATGGTCCACCGGGTACTGCTGGTGCGTCGACGTCATCAGCGGGCAGGAGATACCCCACACCAGAACCTCGCCGGGGTCCCATCCTGTGGACTGTG ACAGTGACTTCTACTGCCCCCACGGCTGGAGCAGCTTCAGGAAAAGATGTTTCATATTCAACGAAACCCCGAAGACGTGGCTCGAAGCTGAG ATTTACTGCCAGTTCGACGGGGGCAACCTGGCGTCGATCCACAGCTACGAGGAGAATCACTTCGTCATGTCCTTGACCAGAGGATACACCCAGACCTTCCCTGAAACCTGGATCGGTGCCTCAGACGCCATCCAT CCGGGGTACTGGATGTGGACTGACGGCTCCAAGTTTTACTATAAAAACTGGTACAACGATGACGGTGATGACGGCGATGAGACAGACGACAACTGCCTGAAGATGAATTACAAAC ATGAACTGAAGTGGTTCTACGCCTCCTGCAACTCCACCCTGCCCTTTGTTTGTTCCAAgaactga
- the tlr2 gene encoding toll-like receptor 2: MIQHSGLYFTLLFLASLCRGQRSDPDAERPSCSRCDLHLSCDCSHHGFTVVPTVTEHALILDLSFNNITTVTDNDLTGHTQLRALSLHGNQLSVIEPMAFDSLWSLEELDLSDNQLTALENTWFSKLGALQRLNLLNNPYRGLGSPAVFQGLVRLRRLALGGPALQELKRGDLGGVAQLEELTVHANNLTRYEPGALGDIWPLGRVTLSLHEPFLTNTALASAVLCDVSYPETPIILEDLHLTTKLSIQPLRESARRRIRSITFRNVFIADNTIVNLLVVLNGVPVTSLFVEGMTLVGEGRWENASWTDHRSIDEFLIRNVVVLDVYRFVSFLQLQFLLKYPRKVSVINAKVFVLPCATSELLENLQYLDLSDNLLTDLTLAETLCNGRGKLKDLRVLNISGNALKSLSTVSQLVKKLSKLTHLDISRTGYSSMPQGCSWPSLLRYLNISKAKLTTVTPCLPTTLEVLDLSNNDLKDFTLALPALRELHLSGNKLLRLPSGRLFPNLQTLIIQSNTLNMFGRSDLESYRRLQNLQAGQNKFVCSCEFVAFLQLDLMAGEDLHFADGEENYICDSPLDLQGQLVGQVHQSIVVCHQVLFVSVCCGVGLFVGIVLFISLWRLHALWYLKMTWAWVKAKRSSRRRRRVRDRMDSEPLLSYDAFVSYSERDATWVENFLVPELEEPSQNDSISARTREPLTLCLHKRDFLPGHWIVDNIMSAMEHSRRTVFILSENFVQSDWCRYELDFSHFWMFDGNAGRDAAILILLEPLSKDDVPKRFCKLRKLMSSTTYLEWPQEEDRRREFWRSLRIALRGEEEEED, translated from the exons ATGATACAGCACAGTGGCCTTTACttcaccctcctcttcctcgccTCCCTGTGccgaggtcagaggtcagaccCTGATGCAGAGAGACCCTCCTGCAGCCGCTGTGACCTGCACCTCTCCTGTGACTGCTCCCACCATGGGTTCACCGTTGTTCCCACGGTAACGGAGCACGCCCTGATTCTGGACCTGTCCTTCAACAACATCACCACGGTGACTGACAATGACCTGACGGGCCACACACAACTCAGGGCTCTGAGTCTCCATG GAAATCAGTTATCTGTGATCGAGCCGATGGCCTTCGACTCTCTGTGGAGCCTGGAGGAGCTGGATCTGTCTGACAATCAGCTGACTGCTCTGGAGAACACATGGTTCAGCAAACTGGGAGCTCTGCAGAGGCTCAACCTGCTCAACAACCCGTACAG GGGCCTGGGTTCCCCTGCAGTGTTTCAGGGCCTGGTCAGGCTGAGGAGACTGGCGCTTGGAGGACCAGCCCTGCAGGAGCTCAAGAGAGGAGACCTGGGGGGAGTCGCTCAGCTGGAGGAGCTCACTGTTCACGCCAACAACCTGACCAG GTACGAGCCCGGAGCTCTAGGCGACATTTGGCCACTGGGCCGCGTCACTTTGAGCCTCCATGAACCATTTTTAACAAACACAGCTTTGGCCTCGGCTGTGCTCTGTGACGTGTCATATCCGGAGACACCCATCATTCTGGAAGACCTCCACCTGACTACGAAACTGTCCATTCAGCCTCTGAGAGAGTCCGCCAGGAGGAGGATCAG GTCCATAACCTTCCGTAACGTTTTCATCGCCGATAACACCATCGTCAACCTCCTGGTGGTTTTAAACGGAGTCCCAGTCACCTCCCTTTTCGTGGAAGGCATGACGCTGGTGGGTGAGGGCAG GTGGGAGAATGCCAGCTGGACTGACCACAGAAGCATTGACGAATTCCTGATACGCAACGTTGTCGTGTTGGATGTTTATCGGTTTGTGTCGTTTCTTCAACTTCAGTTTTTGCTGAAATACCCCAGGAAGGTGTCGGTCATCAACgccaag GTATTCGTGTTGCCCTGTGCGACGTCCGAACTGCTGGAGAACCTGCAGTACTTGGACCTGTCTGACAACCTTCTGACCGACCTGACGCTGGCAGAGACGCTGTGCAATGGAAGGGGGAAGCTGAAGGACCTCAGAGTTTTAAACATCAGTGGAAACGCTCTGAAG TCTTTGTCCACAGTGAGCCAACTGGTAAAAAAGCTCTCCAAACTGACCCACCTGGACATCAGCAGGACTGGCTACAGCTCCATGCCCCAGGGCTGCTCCTGGCCCTCCCTACTGCGATACCTCAACATCTCCAAGGCCAAACTTACCACCGTCACTCCCTGTCTACCCACAACTCTGGAG GTGTTGGATCTGAGCAACAATGATCTCAAAGACTTCACTCTGGCTCTTCCGGCCCTGAGAGAGCTCCACCTGTCTGGGAACAAGCTCCTGAGGCTGCCCTCTGGAAGGCTGTTCCCCAATCTGCAAACACTGATTATACAG TCAAACACCTTGAACATGTTTGGACGCTCAGACCTCGAGTCATATAGGCGACTGCAGAACCTCCAGGCAGGTCAGAACAAGTTTGTCTGCTCCTGTGAGTTTGTGGCCTTCCTCCAGTTGGATCTCATGGCCGGTGAAGACTTGCATTTCGCAGACGGAGAGGAGAACTATATCTGTGACTCTCCTCTGGACCTGCAGGGACAACTGGTGGGACAGGTCCACCAGTCCATCGTTGTGTGCCAtcaggttttgtttgtgtctgtgtgctgtgggGTGGGGCTGTTTGTTGGGATTGTGCTGTTCATCTCGCTGTGGCGCCTCCATGCCCTCTGGTACCTCAAGATGACCTGGGCATGGGTCAAGGCCAAGCGCAGCTCCCGGCGACGGCGGCGAGTCAGAGACAGGATGGACTCAGAACCGCTGCTGTCCTACGATGCTTTTGTGTCATACAGTGAGAGAGATGCCACCTGGGTGGAAAACTTCTTGGTGCCTGAACTGGAGGAGCCAAG CCAGAACGACTCTATCAGTGCCAGAACTCGCGAGCCACTCACCCTGTGCCTCCACAAGCGGGACTTCCTTCCTGGACACTGGATTGTGGACAACATCATGAGTGCCATGGAGCACAGCCGGCGGACCGTCTTCATTCTCTCAGAGAACTTTGTCCAGTCTGACTGGTGCCGCTATGAACTGGACTTCTCCCACTTCTGGATGTTTGACGGGAACGCCGGCAGGGACGCGGCCATCCTGATCCTCCTGGAGCCGCTGTCCAAGGACGATGTTCCCAAACGCTTCTGCAAACTGCGCAAACTGATGAGCTCCACCACCTACCTGGAGTGGCCCCAGGAGGAGGACCGGAGGAGGGAGTTCTGGAGGAGTCTCCGCATAGCtctgagaggagaagaagaggaggaagactga